In Flavobacterium cerinum, one genomic interval encodes:
- a CDS encoding tRNA1(Val) (adenine(37)-N6)-methyltransferase → MFQFKQFRIEQDRCAMKVGTDGVLLGAWTPVDQQPYSILDIGAGTGLIALMLAQRSFAEQIDALEIDEDAYEQAVDNFESSPWNDRLFCYHAALDEFAEEIEDEYDLIVSNPPFYTDTYHSQNEQRDLARFEDAMPFEELVEAASVLLSEAGVFSVIIPFKEETRFIDLAKESDLYPFKITRVKGTPTTEVKRSLIAFSRNETLHPETDELIIETARHQYTPEYTELTKDFYLKL, encoded by the coding sequence ATGTTCCAGTTCAAGCAATTCCGTATAGAACAAGATCGCTGCGCTATGAAAGTAGGCACTGACGGCGTTTTATTAGGCGCCTGGACACCGGTTGATCAACAACCTTACAGCATACTTGATATCGGAGCCGGAACCGGATTAATCGCTTTGATGTTGGCACAACGTAGTTTCGCCGAGCAGATTGATGCTTTGGAAATCGACGAAGATGCTTATGAACAAGCTGTTGACAATTTCGAGAGCAGTCCCTGGAACGACCGTTTGTTTTGCTATCACGCCGCTTTGGATGAATTTGCAGAAGAAATTGAAGACGAATACGATCTGATTGTTTCCAATCCGCCTTTTTACACCGATACTTATCACTCTCAAAATGAGCAACGTGATCTTGCCCGTTTTGAAGATGCCATGCCGTTTGAAGAGCTTGTAGAAGCCGCGTCGGTTTTATTATCAGAAGCCGGTGTTTTCTCCGTTATCATTCCTTTTAAAGAAGAAACACGATTTATCGATTTAGCTAAAGAATCGGATTTATATCCTTTTAAAATTACCCGGGTCAAAGGCACTCCGACTACCGAAGTAAAACGCAGCCTGATTGCTTTTTCACGAAACGAAACGCTTCACCCGGAAACTGACGAATTAATTATTGAAACGGCTCGTCATCAATATACTCCCGAATATACCGAATTGACTAAAGACTTCTATCTAAAATTATAA
- a CDS encoding acyl-CoA dehydrogenase family protein gives MKPDLFQAPDYYLLDDLLSDEHKLVRDAARAWVKRDVSPIIEEYAQKAEFPKQIINGLAEIGGFGPYIPVEYGGAGLDQISYGLIMQEIERGDSGVRSTSSVQSSLVMYPIWKYGNEEQRMKYLPKLATGEFIGCFGLTEPDYGSNPGGMVTNFKDMGDHYLLNGAKMWISNAPFADIAVVWAKNEEGRIYGLIVERGMEGFSTPETHNKWSLRASATGELIFDNVKVPKENLLPNKSGLGAPLGCLDSARYGIAWGAIGAAMDCYDTALRYSKERIQFDKPIGATQLQQKKLAEMITEITKAQLLTWRLGVLRNEGRATSAQISMAKRNNVDMALTIARDARQMLGGMGITGEYSIMRHMMNLESVVTYEGTHDIHLLITGMDVTGLNAFK, from the coding sequence ATGAAACCAGACTTATTTCAAGCTCCTGATTATTACCTATTAGACGATTTATTATCAGACGAACATAAATTAGTACGTGATGCAGCACGTGCCTGGGTAAAACGTGATGTTTCCCCAATCATTGAAGAATATGCTCAAAAAGCAGAATTCCCTAAACAAATCATAAACGGTTTAGCTGAAATCGGTGGTTTCGGACCTTATATCCCGGTTGAGTATGGTGGTGCAGGATTGGATCAGATCTCTTACGGTTTAATCATGCAGGAAATTGAAAGAGGTGATTCCGGTGTTCGTTCTACGTCATCAGTACAGTCTTCTTTAGTAATGTATCCGATCTGGAAATACGGTAACGAAGAGCAACGTATGAAATACCTTCCGAAATTAGCAACCGGAGAATTTATCGGTTGTTTCGGATTAACAGAGCCGGATTACGGTTCTAACCCGGGCGGTATGGTAACTAACTTTAAAGATATGGGTGACCATTATTTATTGAACGGTGCCAAAATGTGGATTTCCAATGCTCCGTTTGCTGATATCGCTGTAGTTTGGGCTAAAAATGAAGAAGGAAGAATTTACGGTTTAATCGTAGAAAGAGGAATGGAAGGTTTCTCAACTCCGGAAACACATAATAAATGGTCATTACGTGCATCTGCAACAGGTGAGTTAATTTTTGACAACGTAAAAGTACCGAAAGAAAACCTTTTACCGAATAAATCCGGATTAGGAGCACCGCTAGGATGTTTGGATTCTGCACGTTACGGAATTGCATGGGGTGCTATCGGAGCCGCTATGGATTGTTATGACACTGCTTTACGTTATTCAAAAGAACGTATCCAGTTTGACAAACCAATTGGTGCAACACAATTACAGCAAAAGAAATTAGCTGAAATGATCACTGAAATTACAAAAGCGCAATTATTAACATGGAGATTAGGTGTTTTACGTAACGAAGGAAGAGCAACATCAGCTCAGATTTCAATGGCAAAACGAAACAATGTTGATATGGCTTTAACTATTGCACGTGATGCCCGCCAGATGTTAGGCGGTATGGGAATTACAGGTGAATACTCCATCATGCGTCATATGATGAATTTAGAATCGGTAGTAACTTACGAAGGAACACACGACATTCACTTACTAATTACAGGTATGGATGTTACCGGTTTAAATGCATTCAAATAA
- a CDS encoding DUF3050 domain-containing protein, giving the protein MNIISINKKIQPQKDILLNHPLYSQIQNIDDLHCFLEGHVYAVWDFMSLLKALQAKLTCTTTPWFATKNPETRYLINEIVLAEESDISLDGKRLSHFEMYIDAMNDCKANTTQVAHFLENVVSTQNIFVSIKQSDLHPNIKAFLDFTFRVIEEGKPHEIAAAFTFGREDLIPGMFTAILKYFQENFPATDLSKLVYYFERHIELDADDHGPMAMQMITELCGNDTEKWEAVENISVLALEKRIGLWNAIEENIRQKNMATT; this is encoded by the coding sequence ATGAATATAATATCCATCAACAAAAAGATTCAGCCTCAGAAGGACATTCTACTTAACCATCCTTTATACAGTCAAATTCAAAACATAGACGACCTGCATTGTTTTCTTGAAGGACATGTATATGCGGTTTGGGATTTTATGTCGTTACTAAAAGCTTTACAAGCTAAACTTACCTGCACTACAACTCCCTGGTTTGCTACAAAAAATCCGGAGACCCGTTATTTGATCAATGAAATTGTATTAGCAGAAGAATCCGATATTTCACTTGACGGCAAACGTTTAAGTCATTTTGAAATGTATATCGATGCAATGAACGACTGTAAGGCTAACACCACACAAGTGGCTCATTTCCTTGAGAACGTCGTTAGTACACAAAACATTTTTGTATCCATTAAGCAAAGTGATTTACACCCGAATATCAAAGCGTTCCTTGATTTCACTTTTCGTGTAATTGAAGAAGGAAAACCTCATGAAATTGCTGCAGCCTTTACATTTGGTCGCGAAGATCTGATTCCGGGTATGTTTACAGCGATTCTAAAGTATTTTCAGGAGAATTTCCCGGCAACCGACCTTTCCAAACTAGTTTATTATTTTGAAAGACATATCGAACTGGACGCAGATGATCACGGCCCGATGGCTATGCAAATGATCACTGAGCTTTGCGGTAATGATACTGAGAAATGGGAGGCTGTCGAAAACATATCTGTTCTCGCTCTGGAAAAACGCATCGGTTTATGGAATGCGATAGAAGAAAATATCCGCCAGAAAAATATGGCTACTACATAA
- a CDS encoding 2Fe-2S iron-sulfur cluster-binding protein: MSQDVTIIITDREGEVHEVQAPTDMNMNIMELVRAYELAPEGTIGVCGGMAMCASCQCYILNDVALPEMNDDEEAMLSEAFNVKDNSRLGCQIHITEALEGLQLELAPEY; this comes from the coding sequence ATGTCTCAGGATGTAACCATAATAATTACAGATCGGGAAGGGGAAGTTCACGAAGTTCAGGCGCCAACCGATATGAATATGAATATCATGGAACTGGTACGGGCCTACGAACTGGCGCCGGAAGGAACCATCGGGGTTTGTGGCGGAATGGCAATGTGTGCCTCTTGCCAATGTTATATACTGAATGATGTAGCATTACCCGAAATGAATGATGATGAAGAAGCTATGTTGTCGGAAGCCTTTAACGTTAAGGATAACAGCCGACTCGGATGTCAGATTCACATTACCGAAGCACTGGAGGGATTACAGCTGGAATTAGCTCCGGAATATTAA
- a CDS encoding NAD(P)/FAD-dependent oxidoreductase yields MIETDILIIGAGPTGLFAVFEAGLLKLKCHIIDGLPQPGGQLTELYPKKPIFDIPGFPSVLAGDLVDNLMEQIKQFQPGFTLNEKAETIEKQEDGTFIVTTDKGTQHHAKAVAIAGGLGSFEPRKPILKDLEFYEQEDRGVEYFVKDPEKFRNKKVVISGGGDSALDWSIFLANVASEVTLVHRRNEFRGALDSVEKVQELKKAGKIRLITPGEVVGFKGSERIESVDIEINGARMNVETDYFIPLFGLTPKLGAIANWGLEIEKNAIKVNNALDYQTNIEGIYAIGDINTYPGKLKLILCGFHEATLMCQSVFNRLNPGKKYVLKYTTVSGVDGFDGTRKEAEKAVVKSIE; encoded by the coding sequence ATGATTGAAACAGATATACTAATTATTGGCGCAGGTCCCACAGGACTTTTTGCCGTTTTTGAAGCAGGTCTTTTAAAATTAAAATGTCATATTATTGACGGACTTCCTCAACCCGGAGGACAATTAACAGAGCTTTATCCTAAAAAACCGATTTTTGATATACCGGGATTCCCGTCAGTATTGGCCGGAGATCTTGTGGATAACCTGATGGAACAAATCAAACAGTTTCAGCCGGGATTCACGTTGAATGAAAAAGCAGAAACAATCGAAAAACAGGAAGACGGTACTTTTATCGTAACAACTGATAAAGGAACGCAACATCATGCAAAAGCTGTGGCAATTGCCGGTGGATTGGGTAGTTTTGAACCGAGAAAACCAATTCTGAAAGATTTGGAATTTTACGAACAGGAAGACCGCGGGGTGGAGTATTTTGTAAAAGATCCTGAGAAATTCCGCAATAAAAAAGTAGTTATTTCCGGTGGAGGTGATTCTGCTTTGGATTGGAGTATCTTTTTAGCAAATGTGGCTTCGGAAGTAACATTGGTTCACAGAAGAAATGAATTCCGTGGTGCTTTGGATTCTGTTGAAAAAGTACAGGAATTAAAAAAAGCCGGAAAAATCCGTTTAATAACACCGGGAGAAGTTGTCGGATTTAAAGGTTCGGAACGAATTGAATCGGTGGATATCGAAATCAACGGTGCCCGAATGAATGTGGAAACGGATTATTTTATTCCGTTATTCGGTTTAACGCCAAAGTTAGGAGCTATTGCAAATTGGGGCTTAGAGATCGAAAAGAATGCGATTAAGGTAAACAATGCATTGGATTACCAAACGAATATCGAGGGAATCTATGCTATTGGCGATATCAATACGTATCCGGGAAAATTAAAGTTAATCCTTTGTGGTTTCCACGAAGCAACTTTAATGTGTCAGAGTGTGTTTAACCGGCTGAATCCGGGTAAAAAATATGTTTTAAAATATACTACCGTAAGCGGTGTAGACGGTTTTGACGGTACCCGTAAGGAAGCTGAAAAAGCGGTTGTAAAATCAATAGAATAA
- a CDS encoding NifU family protein: protein MTTEEIKLNVERALEEIRPFLNSDGGDITLIEIEDDKHVKVRLEGACTACSVNQMTLRAGVETTIKKYVPQIETVVNVA, encoded by the coding sequence ATGACAACAGAAGAAATCAAACTAAACGTTGAAAGAGCACTTGAAGAAATTCGTCCGTTCTTAAATTCGGATGGTGGCGATATTACACTTATCGAAATTGAAGACGATAAACATGTAAAAGTTCGTCTTGAAGGTGCCTGCACAGCTTGCAGTGTCAATCAGATGACGTTACGTGCCGGTGTAGAAACTACGATCAAAAAATATGTACCGCAGATCGAAACTGTGGTTAACGTAGCATAA
- a CDS encoding Mrp/NBP35 family ATP-binding protein, translating into MKLDRKEILKALESISVAGEGKNMVESGAVQNVITFGDEVVVDLLLHNPALHIKKRAEVDIMKVIHEKIYDKAKIKVNIKVEAPEKPEIKGKSIPGISNIIAVSSGKGGVGKSTITANLAVTLANMGFKVGVLDADIYGPSMPIMFDVEKARPISVEVDGKSKMKPIQSYGVEILSIGFFTSPDQAVIWRGPMAAKALNQMIFDADWGELDFMLLDLPPGTGDIHLSIMQSLPITGAVVVSTPQAVALADAKKGVSMFQAESINVPVLGIIENMAYFTPDELPENKYYIFGKEGAKNLAEDLQVPFLGEVPIVQSIREAGDYGRPAALQTATPIEKAFEELARSVVQEVVSRNESLPPTEAIKITTMAGCSAVKKK; encoded by the coding sequence ATGAAATTAGATAGAAAAGAAATTCTTAAGGCATTGGAGTCAATTTCCGTTGCCGGGGAAGGTAAAAATATGGTTGAAAGTGGTGCAGTTCAAAATGTAATCACTTTCGGAGATGAAGTAGTGGTCGATTTATTGTTGCATAATCCGGCGTTGCATATCAAAAAACGCGCTGAGGTTGACATTATGAAAGTCATCCACGAAAAAATATACGATAAGGCAAAAATAAAAGTAAATATAAAAGTTGAAGCTCCGGAAAAACCTGAAATTAAAGGGAAATCAATTCCGGGAATCAGTAATATTATTGCTGTTTCTTCCGGTAAAGGAGGCGTTGGAAAGTCAACAATTACAGCAAATTTAGCAGTAACACTGGCCAATATGGGCTTTAAAGTGGGCGTTTTGGATGCTGATATTTACGGACCGTCTATGCCGATTATGTTTGATGTGGAAAAAGCACGTCCGATTTCAGTTGAGGTTGACGGAAAATCCAAAATGAAACCTATCCAGAGTTACGGTGTGGAAATCTTATCGATCGGTTTCTTTACCAGTCCGGATCAGGCGGTAATCTGGAGAGGACCAATGGCGGCAAAAGCATTAAACCAAATGATTTTTGATGCCGATTGGGGAGAATTAGACTTTATGTTGCTGGATTTACCTCCGGGAACAGGAGATATCCATTTATCGATTATGCAGTCGCTTCCGATAACCGGAGCGGTTGTAGTAAGTACACCTCAGGCAGTGGCTTTGGCCGATGCTAAAAAAGGAGTGTCAATGTTCCAGGCCGAAAGTATTAATGTTCCGGTTCTGGGAATCATTGAAAATATGGCTTATTTTACACCGGATGAATTGCCGGAAAACAAATATTATATCTTCGGAAAAGAAGGAGCAAAAAATCTGGCAGAAGATTTACAAGTGCCTTTCTTAGGAGAAGTTCCGATTGTTCAAAGTATTCGCGAAGCAGGTGACTACGGTCGTCCGGCGGCTTTGCAAACGGCAACGCCAATCGAAAAAGCATTCGAAGAACTGGCTCGTTCCGTAGTTCAGGAAGTAGTGAGCAGAAACGAAAGTCTGCCACCTACAGAAGCAATAAAAATTACCACGATGGCTGGATGTTCAGCTGTAAAAAAGAAATAA
- a CDS encoding ABC transporter permease: protein MIQNWLSVFVYHFKQHKLFSILNILGLSIGISGLIFAILYWNEEHSYNEWNPEKDKVYEVINDMGEAGKWAWNVAPTAPILEASSKNIESYCYYTAWYSEEILNYNGKKEMIKKIGAAESNFFSYFPFEFIAGNPKTAIQDQSSIALSEDVAKLFFKDENPIGKQMIYDGKPYAVRGVYRIPGKSSMAPDVMLYLKMDKASESWGDFNYGLMLKINSPAKVNAVCKEIEKIYYEHRIRKTAAEMGITEQEFIKKYGSIKVSLTPLAKARLSDLTSGLAEGKGNYQFLWIMMGLSVLILVLSIVNYINLATANAIKRAKEIGIRKIIGATKKQIVWQFVFETVLVVCGALILSLMIVELALPYYNSFLEKNLEMIGSQFYLQLLLIVVVVIALAGIFPAIYVSNFETLKVLKGNFGRSKNGIWLRNGMLILQFAIATFFIIGSYIVYQQVRYMSHKELGYKGDQVITIPYRTKRDGNDYDRYKTIRQELKKIKGVKGVEAGTFNFSGRGASSSTGFTHNDNQIQAQNMGIDFDLLNMLDIKLLQGRMLSPELASDTVNTMLINKVTWEKMGEKDPVGKEIEWNGHKLKVVGIVDNFHLYGLQREIPPMVFFHIKTVPWMQSNINRIYVKVDPQHMDQTLADMEKFWTQKVDTEYPFKYDFVNKEFERTYETFVKQRNLFSLLNIVVIAIALFGLFALASYSIERRIKEIAIRRTLGAETGMLLKNLSVQYVVFCIIGFAFAAMPAYYLLNKWLEDFAFRISITILPFIIGFIVLLSLTLLIVLSKAYQATRVDILKYLKYE, encoded by the coding sequence ATGATACAAAACTGGTTAAGCGTGTTTGTGTATCATTTTAAGCAACACAAACTGTTTTCAATACTCAATATATTGGGGTTGAGCATCGGAATTTCGGGATTGATATTCGCTATTCTCTATTGGAACGAAGAGCATTCTTATAACGAATGGAATCCGGAAAAAGATAAAGTGTATGAAGTAATAAACGATATGGGTGAAGCGGGCAAATGGGCCTGGAATGTAGCGCCGACAGCTCCGATTCTGGAGGCATCCTCTAAAAATATTGAAAGTTACTGTTACTATACGGCATGGTATTCGGAAGAGATTCTGAACTACAACGGGAAAAAAGAAATGATCAAGAAAATTGGAGCAGCCGAAAGTAATTTCTTTTCCTATTTTCCTTTTGAATTTATAGCCGGAAATCCGAAAACAGCCATACAGGATCAGAGTAGTATAGCATTGTCGGAAGACGTCGCCAAATTGTTTTTTAAAGATGAAAATCCGATCGGAAAACAAATGATCTATGACGGTAAACCCTATGCGGTAAGAGGCGTATATCGTATTCCGGGTAAGTCTTCGATGGCTCCTGATGTGATGTTGTATTTGAAAATGGATAAGGCAAGCGAAAGCTGGGGCGATTTTAATTATGGATTAATGCTTAAAATCAATAGCCCGGCCAAAGTGAATGCAGTTTGTAAAGAGATTGAAAAAATTTATTACGAACACCGTATCCGGAAAACGGCTGCCGAAATGGGAATTACGGAACAGGAGTTTATTAAAAAATACGGAAGTATCAAGGTTTCATTGACGCCATTGGCAAAAGCGCGATTAAGCGATTTAACCAGCGGATTAGCAGAAGGGAAAGGAAACTATCAGTTTTTATGGATTATGATGGGCCTTTCGGTGCTGATACTCGTGCTTTCTATTGTGAATTATATCAATCTGGCTACGGCAAATGCGATTAAAAGAGCGAAAGAAATCGGTATCCGAAAAATTATAGGAGCTACTAAAAAGCAAATCGTATGGCAGTTTGTTTTTGAAACCGTATTAGTGGTTTGTGGCGCCTTGATTTTGTCGCTGATGATTGTGGAACTTGCGCTACCATATTACAATTCGTTTTTAGAGAAAAACCTCGAAATGATCGGAAGTCAGTTCTATTTGCAATTATTGCTGATCGTGGTAGTGGTTATTGCATTGGCGGGTATTTTTCCTGCGATATATGTGTCGAATTTTGAAACTTTAAAAGTGCTGAAAGGTAATTTCGGACGAAGTAAAAACGGAATATGGCTTCGAAACGGGATGTTGATTCTTCAGTTTGCTATTGCGACATTTTTTATTATCGGTTCTTATATCGTATACCAACAGGTACGTTATATGAGTCATAAGGAATTGGGATATAAAGGCGATCAGGTTATAACAATCCCGTATCGTACTAAAAGAGACGGAAATGATTACGACCGATATAAAACAATCCGGCAGGAATTGAAGAAAATAAAAGGCGTTAAGGGCGTAGAAGCAGGAACATTTAATTTTTCCGGTAGAGGGGCCTCGTCTTCAACAGGTTTTACGCATAATGATAACCAGATTCAGGCACAAAATATGGGAATCGACTTTGATTTGCTGAATATGCTGGATATAAAACTGCTTCAAGGGCGAATGCTCTCACCGGAGTTAGCTTCTGACACTGTTAATACAATGTTGATCAATAAAGTAACATGGGAGAAGATGGGAGAGAAAGATCCGGTTGGAAAGGAAATCGAATGGAACGGTCATAAATTAAAAGTGGTTGGAATAGTCGATAATTTCCATTTATACGGATTACAGCGGGAAATACCGCCAATGGTTTTCTTTCATATTAAAACCGTTCCGTGGATGCAATCTAATATTAACCGGATTTATGTAAAAGTAGACCCGCAGCATATGGATCAGACGCTTGCTGATATGGAGAAATTCTGGACACAGAAAGTCGATACCGAATATCCGTTTAAATATGACTTTGTGAACAAGGAATTTGAGCGAACCTATGAGACTTTTGTGAAACAGCGTAATTTGTTTTCATTGCTTAATATTGTCGTGATTGCGATTGCTTTATTCGGATTGTTTGCACTGGCTTCTTATTCAATTGAAAGAAGAATTAAAGAAATTGCGATTCGCCGGACTTTAGGAGCGGAAACCGGAATGTTATTAAAGAATCTTTCGGTACAATATGTCGTTTTTTGTATCATTGGTTTTGCCTTTGCTGCGATGCCGGCCTATTACCTGCTGAACAAATGGCTGGAAGATTTTGCTTTCCGGATTTCAATTACGATATTACCTTTTATTATCGGTTTTATAGTATTGCTATCGTTAACCTTGCTGATTGTGCTTTCAAAAGCGTATCAGGCAACCCGGGTTGATATCCTGAAATATCTGAAATACGAATAA
- a CDS encoding GIN domain-containing protein gives MIRIVIALTVSLIGFICKAQVSENRTIADFKTIEASSGVEVRYTQSKATTLKVTTDDADKLKKISTEVNNGVLKITVKPGKGEQNFKVLRVDVSNPAVNTFKIKSAAKLTVENSSNNDETRIDVSSGAQFKGNVKSKNVQLELNSGSGFQGEINATVLVASLSGAAKATVSGNTNEMKLKAHSAAVFKGADLKAKYAIVEAENASKVGVSVSEKLDAKASSVAAIEYYGKPKTVTADKKSLGTITAK, from the coding sequence ATGATACGAATTGTAATAGCGCTAACCGTAAGTCTTATCGGCTTCATTTGTAAAGCCCAGGTAAGCGAAAACAGAACGATAGCCGATTTTAAAACGATAGAAGCGTCCAGTGGAGTAGAAGTGCGTTATACACAAAGCAAAGCAACGACTTTAAAAGTGACTACTGATGATGCTGATAAATTAAAAAAGATTAGTACCGAAGTAAACAATGGTGTGTTAAAAATTACAGTAAAACCGGGAAAAGGAGAGCAAAATTTTAAAGTATTACGCGTTGACGTTTCAAATCCGGCGGTTAATACATTTAAGATTAAATCAGCTGCAAAATTAACGGTTGAAAATAGTAGTAATAATGATGAAACCAGGATTGATGTTTCGTCCGGAGCGCAATTTAAAGGGAATGTCAAATCCAAAAATGTACAGTTGGAACTTAATTCCGGATCGGGTTTTCAGGGCGAAATCAATGCAACGGTATTGGTAGCGTCTCTTTCCGGCGCAGCAAAAGCTACCGTTTCCGGAAACACCAATGAAATGAAACTTAAAGCGCATTCGGCTGCTGTTTTTAAAGGCGCCGATCTAAAAGCAAAATATGCAATTGTTGAGGCGGAAAATGCTTCGAAAGTAGGCGTTAGCGTAAGTGAAAAACTAGATGCGAAAGCAAGCTCGGTGGCTGCAATTGAGTATTACGGTAAGCCGAAAACGGTTACGGCCGATAAAAAATCATTAGGAACTATTACTGCGAAATAA
- a CDS encoding ABC transporter ATP-binding protein, producing the protein MINIKNLSKVFRTEEVQTAALNAIALQINEGDFISVMGPSGCGKSTLLNIIGLLDSGTEGSYQLLEQEIIGMKENDKARLRKQHIGFIFQNFNLIDELSVYDNIELPLIYNNVASAERKKRVETIAERLSLGHRLKHYPQQLSGGQQQRVAVARALITNPKIILADEPTGNLDSKNGNEVMELLTDLHANGATILMVTHSDYDASFSQKTIYMKDGAILNEKQNARNVDVLVDAKEN; encoded by the coding sequence AAGTTTTTCGAACGGAAGAAGTTCAGACAGCTGCTTTAAACGCGATTGCGTTACAAATAAACGAAGGTGATTTTATATCGGTAATGGGACCTTCGGGTTGTGGAAAATCGACACTTTTAAATATTATCGGACTTTTGGATAGTGGTACAGAAGGTAGCTATCAGTTATTGGAGCAGGAAATCATCGGAATGAAAGAAAATGATAAAGCGCGATTACGGAAACAACATATCGGGTTTATCTTCCAGAATTTCAACCTGATCGATGAGCTTTCGGTATATGACAATATCGAATTGCCGTTAATCTACAACAATGTTGCGAGTGCCGAACGGAAAAAAAGAGTGGAAACGATTGCGGAGCGTCTTTCATTGGGACACCGGCTAAAACATTATCCGCAACAACTTTCAGGTGGTCAGCAACAAAGAGTAGCGGTAGCGAGAGCGTTGATTACAAATCCGAAAATCATTCTGGCGGATGAACCAACCGGTAATCTGGACAGTAAAAACGGAAACGAGGTTATGGAACTTTTAACCGACTTGCATGCGAATGGTGCCACGATTCTAATGGTAACCCACTCGGATTATGATGCGTCCTTTTCGCAAAAAACAATTTATATGAAAGACGGCGCAATTCTAAACGAAAAACAAAATGCCAGAAATGTGGACGTTTTAGTCGATGCCAAAGAAAATTAA